DNA sequence from the Candidatus Cloacimonadota bacterium genome:
TCGTTGATCATAATCGTGACTTTGCGAATATGCGAGAGAACAATTCCTAAGATGGTATATGAACCTAAAAAATTTTGTAACGAGTAATTCGCTGGATCGACAGCCATCGCTTCATCGACCGGTTCATTATACACGAGTTGCAACTTGTTATCACCCACAAGATATGCTTCTCCATTAACGATCTGCGGTGGATAGGTATCCTGAAGTTCATCAGCAAGATTATCGAGTTCAACAACTTTATTGTTATAAGGATCATAGGGTTCGCTGGTGAATCCTGCATAAAGATATATCACGAAGCTTCCTTCACCTTTGATCTCATCACCTTTGACCAGAGTTCCTTCGAATTCCGTATTGAAATCAGCACCTGCATCGCCGATAACGATCGCAGCAGTAGCCCCTGAAGCAGAATTTCTCTGACCGCAGTACTCACCACATTCTCCCCACATTCTCTGCAAGTGAGATTTTCCTGACCAGATCAGATCGAGAAGATCGGGTGACCAGCCGGATTTCACATACCCTGTCTCGTTGCCAAAATTATATTCCACCGTAAGATGTGGATCACCAGTCTTGAGTGAAATCACCTTGCTTACTTCATTCTTGGAAAGTATTGCATTAACACTGTCACCCACACCGGTATTCACTGTCATTGCATATAGATCGTGCTGGTAGTTCGGGGATGCTTCAGAAAGTGCTGCAACGTGATTATTCGAACCTTCATTGTAGTCACCATCGGTTTCAGACCAGTAGGCAACATCAGAACCGACGACAGAATAACCATTACCCGATCCATCTTTGACGAAGATCCAATTCGCTTTTCCACCGATGGTTTCAAACACATACATTGAAACGTCATTATGCATAATGAGTTCATCCACACCATCTTTATCTATGTCTGACATGAAAGATGCTGTAGTTTCTGTGTAATCACCATTAGCCCATCTGGATGCTTCTGCGTAAACATTGGCATTCTTTATATGTGCCGAATAGCGGTGCTCCCAATCTGCGATCTCTCCGCTTGTATGCCAGCCAGTTTCGTGGAGATTGATCATGAGGGTGTACCAGGCAAGTTGAGAAAGCCCATTATCGGGGCATGTAATTATATTGTTATAAACATCGTCCCATATGTAACCATAAGTCCATTTGGGAGAATGGTAATCAGAGTGAGATTCTGCAGCAGCCCATTGCGTGTACCAGCTGTTATTACTGCCGCCGTAACCATCTCCCCCGCCAAGAAGTCCATATGTACCGGGTGTGATATCGAAACCGCTTCCGTTAAAATCTGCGTTTGCCAATGCTGAATCGAGTTTCCAAACATTGATCGCAGGATAGTTATCATGACAGTACCAGATCACGCCTTCATAGTTGTCTAAAAAGAATGTATTATGATGTTCATTCATCTCAGCAGCTACTTCCCAGTCGGTTCCGTAAACTGCGATTTCATACTGTCCCTGAGAATTAATGTAGTTTTTCGCACCGTCTGCATCGTAGTGCATTTTCCCAACGAATTCATTATCGATTGGTATCACGCGCAGGTTGACGCCGCTTCCGTTGTTCATCAAGTGAATTTTATTCTTGTTCACGGACCAGCAATGAGGGCTGTCATCAAGCACGACAGCATCTACGTCGAACTGTTCCCAGTTATCTCCAAGCCAGTCGATAACACCGGCTTCAGGATACTGCCCGGGATTAAGCCAGACACGTTCGGGAATCCATGCAACGCGCGGCACGTAATTGTATCGGTAATCAACCATATCGCATTCGATAGACACCGACCAGTTGTTCATATCGTTCTGCACAAACGGCATGATGTGCTGACCTAGTGCTGAGGTCATCATCGAAACCCAGCCCTCTGATGCTCCTGTTTCCAGCCAGTCATTGAACTCCTGATTATGCCATTCTGCTGCTGGCATCAGGGTTCCGGACATATGAAAGTTGCCTGGGATATTCGTGGCTTCATGCACTTCAAGCACTTCATCGAATCCGCTTGTTTCTTGAGGATCCTGTCCGTAGAACACCTCAGTATAGGTTAATCCCTGGTTACCATGATGAACAAATGCACAATTGCCACCGCGGAATCCACGATCACCTTTACCGATAAAGGTATCAAGCATAACATCGTCCAGGAATACATCTATTCTGTATGTAAGATCCTCTTTTGTATAAGACTCATTTAGCTTTGCAGAAATCTCGAGCAAATTTGAAGAAGGATTTCGCAACATTTTATGATCACTCATTTTCAATGACTGCGAATCAATTGGAAGAGAAAACTGATCGATTAACTTTTTATTTTTGCCGGCATATAATGAGACTTGAGCAGATATATTTTTGTTCTGAAAATTATCTTTCACAACAATATTGTTCTCTCTTTGAACCATATCATCAAAAGTGATACGGACAAACAGCTGGTCATTTTCTACCCGTGCAAATACTGAGGATATATCTCCAAAGGATGCATTGCAATCTCCTATCTGGTCAAAACCAATGAAATCATCTTTTTGCCAGGATGAGATATCCCCTTTTATGTCGAAGGCAAACGAATTGGCTGAGATAAGCAATAATCCCATCAATACGAAAACAACTTTTATATTCATACGTCAGCCCCTTTCGGGAAAATTACCCTTTCGGTAATATTATTTCAATATTGCTCCACTCATCGCTGGCAGCTCGAGTTCGACAACATCATGTATCACATTATAAGATGCGCCATCGAGAAGATTTGTCACTGATTTTTGTCCTGTTGTGATCGGGATACTGACCTTCATTAGTTCTTTATTATTATTGATGACTACGGTGATCGAGCAATCATCATTGCTGCGCTTGTATGCATAGACCATACCTTCGGTCAGTACAGTGTGGAAATCGCCTGTCCTCAGGCACGAATAGTTTTTACGAATTTTGATGAGTTTCTTATACCAGTCTCTGAGTGCGACTCTTTCGGGATCTTCGGTATATTTCCAGTTCATAGGACGACGGCAGTCAGGATCGTGTGCACCCATCATACCGATCTCATCACCGTACCAGATATGTGGAGCACCGACATAGGTCATCGAGAATAGCATGGTAAGTCTGAGTTTACCCAGATCACCATTGATTGTCTCGAGATATCGGAATGTGTCATGGCTGTCGATCAGGTTCATCATTGTCTGCACTGCCTGGATGGGATAGGCAAGCAAGCCTTGTTTTATATCGCGGTCAAAGGTCTTAGCGCTGCAGCTTCTCATTGCAAAGAAACGCATGACCGGATCTTTAAAGAATGCATAGTTCATCACAGCATCGAAGTAATTACTGTTCACCCAGTCCGTTGCATTGCCCCAGAGTTCGCCAACAAGATAGGCATCCGGTTTAAGTGATTTTACTTTATCGCGGAACAGTTCCCAGAACCAGAACGGCACTTCGTTGGGAACGTCCAGACGGAAACCGTCGCAGTCCATATCACCGATCCAGTATTCGGCAACATCAAGAATGTAATTCACGACATCCCAGTTAGGATCAGCATCATTGATGTTCTTGATACCATTCTCTGCAGGATTGGGAAGTGTGAGATCATAGTTAAGATCGGGCATTTCTCCGACACCCCACCAACATTCATAATAATCTGCAGGACTATATTTTGCAGGGATCGGATCTGGCAAAGGCCATTTCTTGAATTCATACCAGTGCCAGTATGGTGAATCAGGTCCATTCTTCAATGCGTCCTGAAAAGCCCAAAATGTCTCACCTGTATGATTGAAAGCACAATCTATGATCACATGAATACCATGCTCGTGTGCTTCTTTTACAAATTTTTTAAATTCATCTGCTGTTCCAAAATGGGGATCGAGTTTCATGTAATCGACTGCATCATATTTATGATTTGATTTTGCTTCGAAAAGTGGATTGAAATAAATAACGGTTATGCCGAGGTCTTCGAGGTAACCTAATTTTTGTCGAACACCTTCGATGTCGCCACCATAGAATGACCACCAGTCCGGCTTACCGTCATGACGATAGGGATTGCTCTTTAAGCTGGATATGTCATACCAGTCATCAACAAGGTGGAAGTATTGTTTATTTGGAGGAAGCTTTTTGCCGGGTGCAGGAGGTTTATTCACTCCTTCATAGTACCATTCTGTGAAATCCTGATCATTGGATTTGTCGCCATTATAAAATCTGTCGCAGAAAATTTGGTAAATGATACCATTTTTGACCCAATCCGGTGTAAAGAACGGTTCGACGACATCTTTGGAATAGTGGAAAACTTTGGATTCATCAAAAGTTTCGGTTAGTGCACCATCGATAAGGTAGAATTCTTTTCCACCATCAACATAGATAAAATAGTAGTCAAACTCATCATCAGGTGAGTTGAGTTCGATGATCTTCTGATAGTAATCGAAGGTATCATCAGAATCTATGAAATCCATCTCGATCTTTTCACCATCTTTCCATAGATAGATCGCTTCAAGGTCATTGCGATGTGCTTTGGCTTTGAATTGAATGGATGTTTCGGAGAGAGGGTTTACTGTTTCGAGCGATTGTTCGGTTGGGATTCCATAGGTCATGATCTCACCGTCACCAACTTCTATCTGTACTCTTGGGAACCGTTCATCCACATCAAGGATAGAGTTCTGACCACCAAAACCGTCATCAGCAAATCGGGATGCACTCATATCAGTAATCCAGTCGGTTCCATTTACCACAAACTTATATTGATACTCACCGCCTTTAAGGAGTAGCGTTGTTACATACACTCCGTCTTCGGTTTCTTCCATTTGATTGGCTTTCTGGTTCCATCCATTAAATG
Encoded proteins:
- a CDS encoding T9SS type A sorting domain-containing protein, which encodes MNIKVVFVLMGLLLISANSFAFDIKGDISSWQKDDFIGFDQIGDCNASFGDISSVFARVENDQLFVRITFDDMVQRENNIVVKDNFQNKNISAQVSLYAGKNKKLIDQFSLPIDSQSLKMSDHKMLRNPSSNLLEISAKLNESYTKEDLTYRIDVFLDDVMLDTFIGKGDRGFRGGNCAFVHHGNQGLTYTEVFYGQDPQETSGFDEVLEVHEATNIPGNFHMSGTLMPAAEWHNQEFNDWLETGASEGWVSMMTSALGQHIMPFVQNDMNNWSVSIECDMVDYRYNYVPRVAWIPERVWLNPGQYPEAGVIDWLGDNWEQFDVDAVVLDDSPHCWSVNKNKIHLMNNGSGVNLRVIPIDNEFVGKMHYDADGAKNYINSQGQYEIAVYGTDWEVAAEMNEHHNTFFLDNYEGVIWYCHDNYPAINVWKLDSALANADFNGSGFDITPGTYGLLGGGDGYGGSNNSWYTQWAAAESHSDYHSPKWTYGYIWDDVYNNIITCPDNGLSQLAWYTLMINLHETGWHTSGEIADWEHRYSAHIKNANVYAEASRWANGDYTETTASFMSDIDKDGVDELIMHNDVSMYVFETIGGKANWIFVKDGSGNGYSVVGSDVAYWSETDGDYNEGSNNHVAALSEASPNYQHDLYAMTVNTGVGDSVNAILSKNEVSKVISLKTGDPHLTVEYNFGNETGYVKSGWSPDLLDLIWSGKSHLQRMWGECGEYCGQRNSASGATAAIVIGDAGADFNTEFEGTLVKGDEIKGEGSFVIYLYAGFTSEPYDPYNNKVVELDNLADELQDTYPPQIVNGEAYLVGDNKLQLVYNEPVDEAMAVDPANYSLQNFLGSYTILGIVLSHIRKVTIMINETFQAGDYGDVVVSNVEDLNGNVIDPAHNTGTVTDIIIPHVVGTMNSWTPSNHTYDLILMDNGVWQVEMSLAAGEYQYKIIESNAWDGNDWPGDNQVFTLGTPGSVTIYANCGIQVGEKDYDEYVFHSPNPPVVVGDFLSEIGGTDWNEQTTLTQMNDDGIDGDDVANDGIYTWFGSIPLGSYEYKIVLNNNWTQNTTGDNLFLNLDYNSDVYFYYDMSQNKVSTFNAGVSIDDPQGHEPSINLSLSNLYPSPFNDNVTIDYSVREPSHVTIDVFNIKGQKIITLADNEPVSGNNTIIWNGCNASGSKVPSGIYLIQLSSSQESQTQKVIFLHK
- a CDS encoding cyclomaltodextrinase C-terminal domain-containing protein, which produces MKRYAFLILIIPLLIAGCATLGFGEFEGQTQPTAQTTPQEGSTAFTFEAPDAESVTIAGDFNSWDPGANSMIKKGDLWTITMDLEPGSYQYKFVVNGSEWKADPNNPNTADDGYGGQNSVITVGDKQMATTIQEEVKPKSGVFPVTFEYQPLTGGKHDVYLAGEFNNWSDSDIKLKEDSGVYTATVQLPKGKYAYKFVVDGNWVTDENAAEFIGDGFGGQNAIVFVGKKEDIDALYKVEFSYNPDKEGVNDVYLAGSFNGWNQKANQMEETEDGVYVTTLLLKGGEYQYKFVVNGTDWITDMSASRFADDGFGGQNSILDVDERFPRVQIEVGDGEIMTYGIPTEQSLETVNPLSETSIQFKAKAHRNDLEAIYLWKDGEKIEMDFIDSDDTFDYYQKIIELNSPDDEFDYYFIYVDGGKEFYLIDGALTETFDESKVFHYSKDVVEPFFTPDWVKNGIIYQIFCDRFYNGDKSNDQDFTEWYYEGVNKPPAPGKKLPPNKQYFHLVDDWYDISSLKSNPYRHDGKPDWWSFYGGDIEGVRQKLGYLEDLGITVIYFNPLFEAKSNHKYDAVDYMKLDPHFGTADEFKKFVKEAHEHGIHVIIDCAFNHTGETFWAFQDALKNGPDSPYWHWYEFKKWPLPDPIPAKYSPADYYECWWGVGEMPDLNYDLTLPNPAENGIKNINDADPNWDVVNYILDVAEYWIGDMDCDGFRLDVPNEVPFWFWELFRDKVKSLKPDAYLVGELWGNATDWVNSNYFDAVMNYAFFKDPVMRFFAMRSCSAKTFDRDIKQGLLAYPIQAVQTMMNLIDSHDTFRYLETINGDLGKLRLTMLFSMTYVGAPHIWYGDEIGMMGAHDPDCRRPMNWKYTEDPERVALRDWYKKLIKIRKNYSCLRTGDFHTVLTEGMVYAYKRSNDDCSITVVINNNKELMKVSIPITTGQKSVTNLLDGASYNVIHDVVELELPAMSGAILK